Proteins encoded within one genomic window of Triticum aestivum cultivar Chinese Spring chromosome 2D, IWGSC CS RefSeq v2.1, whole genome shotgun sequence:
- the LOC123050737 gene encoding uncharacterized protein, which produces MGSFFSSPGADPDADAVDFPSSDRQRKHERDALGANMYTIFALGHYNSRNPDAMFYPAAEPMEEPRAACVGFRQDFWYHVGFWARRRDATDDNEQKYFFAELRFERRSRRLVVETCTLLEKPMCRFKSRCAFCPDRFQILHPSDAEEFTCGKKRHKKKFFRERNMLGRPFMLR; this is translated from the exons ATGGGATCCTTCTTCTCTTCCCCCGGTGCtgaccccgacgccgacgccgtcgACTTCCCTTCCTCTGATCGCCAGAGAAAACA TGAGCGTGATGCCCTCGGTGCCAACATGTACACCATCTTTGCCCTCGGCCATTACAACTCCAGGAACCCG GATGCTATGTTCTATCCTGCTGCGGAGCCCATGGAAGAGCCCAGGGCCGCCTGCGTCGGCTTCAGGCAGGACTTCTGGTACCATGTCGGCTTCTGGGCCCGGCGGAGGGATGCCACTGACGACAATGAACAAAAGTACTTCTTCGCCGAGCTGCGATTCGAGCGCCGATCTAGACGGCTGGTGGTGGAGACATGCACCCTCTTGG AAAAGCCAATGTGCCGTTTCAAGAGTAGGTGCGCGTTCTGCCCGGATAGATTCCAGATCTTGCATCCGAGTGATGCTGAAGAGTTTACTTGTGGGAAGAAGAGGCACAAAAAGAAGTTCTTCAGGGAGAGAAATATGCTTGGCAGGCCTTTCATGCTTAGATAG